One genomic window of Mercenaria mercenaria strain notata chromosome 2, MADL_Memer_1, whole genome shotgun sequence includes the following:
- the LOC123564748 gene encoding uncharacterized protein LOC123564748: MFQTYTMKLALFLLAVLPFTLGASIDEKRFIEGLLGGVDILDLAKQVLNQFGCDETETQCEQTMCPQVVNKLDFGNSLITALTCGAVCKEVQVLSKTFGSSSATGVDPCSGSFTG, from the exons ATGTTTCAGACTTACACCATGAAGCTTGCTTTGTTTCTGCTTGCTGTTCTTCCATTTACACTGGGAGCCAGCATTGATGAAAAGAGATTCATAGAAGGGCTACTTGGTGGAGTTGATA TTCTAGACTTGGCCAAGCAGGTGCTTAATCAGTTTGGATGTGATGAAACTGAGACACAATGTGAACAGACAATGTGCCCGCAAGTGGTAAATAAACTTGACTTCGGCAACTCGCTCATTACCGCCCTTACCTGCGGTGCTGTTTGCAAAGA AGTTCAGGTGCTATCGAAGACCTTTGGAAGCAGCTCTGCGACTGGGGTAGATCCTTGTTCCGGTAGCTTTACAGGATAA